A DNA window from Corvus hawaiiensis isolate bCorHaw1 chromosome 11, bCorHaw1.pri.cur, whole genome shotgun sequence contains the following coding sequences:
- the SLC6A8 gene encoding sodium- and chloride-dependent creatine transporter 1 isoform X1, giving the protein MDFIMSCVGFAVGLGNVWRFPYLCYKNGGGVFLIPYLLIVFVGGIPIFFLEVALGQFMKQGGIGAWNIAPLFKGLGLASMVIVFFCNSYYIMILVWGLFYLVHSLTDTLPWATCGHSWNTEQCTELFNPDLCHNVSTNATASTWTSNFSCADMTNKRSPVIEFWDTAPLCRNKVLRLSGGLSEPGEMNWQMILCLVTTWVVVYFCIWKGVKSTGKIVYFTALFPYVVLILLLAHGVTLPGALGGIIYYLKPDWTKLVEAQVWIDAGTQVFFSYAIGLGALTALGSYNRFHNNCYRDAYILAVINSCTSFFAGFVVFSVLGFMASEQGVDISKVAESGPGLAFIAYPKAVTLMPLSPLWATLFFIMLLVLGLDSQFVGVEGFITGILDLFPQPGAGSLRRELTAALCCIVCCLIDLSMVTQGGMYVFQLFDNYSASGITLLWQAFWECVVIAWVYGADRFMDDVARMIGYRPLPVMKWCWAVVTPLVCVGIFVFHVVNYKPLTYNKTYVYPWWGEAIGWVLALSSMLCIPCTVIYKLLRCKGSFRERWQLLTTPIWGQHHLEYLTPEAEAKLLAPEPPKEKATLFETVI; this is encoded by the exons ATGGATTTCATCATGTCCTGCGTGGGCTTCGCCGTGGGGCTGGGCAACGTCTGGCGCTTCCCCTACCTGTGCTACAAGAACGGCGGAG GCGTCTTCCTCATCCCCTACCTGCTCATCGTCTTCGTGGGCGGCATCCCCATCTTCTTCTTGGAGGTGGCCCTGGGGCAGTTCATGAAGCAGGGGGGCATCGGCGCCTGGAACATCGCCCCCCTCTTCAAGG GTTTAGGCCTGGCCTCTATGGTGATCGTCTTCTTCTGCAACTCCTACTACATCATGATCTTGGTGTGGGGGCTCTTTTACCTGGTGCATTCACTGACGGACACCCTGCCCTGGGCCACCTGTGGCCACTCCTGGAACACGGAGCAGTGCACAGAGCTCTTCAACCCGGACCTGTGCCACAATGTCAGCACTAATGCCACTGCCAGCACTTGGACCTCCAATTTCAGCTGCGCTGACATGACCAACAAGCGCTCACCTGTCATTGAGTTTTGGGA cacagccccactctGCAGGAACAAGGTGCTGCGTCTCTCTGGGGGCCTCAGCGAGCCAGGGGAGATGAACTGGCAGATGATCCTCTGCTTGGTCACCACCTGGGTCGTTGTCTACTTCTGCATTTGGAAGGGTGTCAAGTCAACTGGGAAG ATTGTCTACTTCACGGCACTCTTCCCGTATGTGgtcctcatcctgctgctggcccACGGAGTAACACTGCCTGGCGCGCTGGGCGGCATCATCTACTACCTGAAACCTGACTGGACCAAGCTGGTTGAGGCACAG GTCTGGATTGATGCTGGCACCCAGGTCTTCTTTTCCTATGCCATTGGGCTGGGTGCCCTGACTGCACTGGGCAGCTACAACCGCTTCCACAACAACTGCTACAG GGATGCCTACATCCTGGCTGTGATCAACAGCTGCACCAGCTTCTTTGCCGGCTTCGTTGTCTTCTCCGTGCTCGGCTTCATGGCCTCTGAGCAAGGCGTGGACATCTCCAAGGTGGCCGAGTCTG GTCCCGGGCTGGCTTTCATCGCCTACCCCAAAGCTGTGACACTGATGCCCTTGTCCCCGCTGTGGGCCACGCTCTTCTTCATCATGCTCCTTGTGCTGGGGCTGGACAGCCAG TTTGTCGGTGTGGAGGGTTTCATCACGGGCATCCTGGACCTGTTCCCCCAGCCGGGGGCTGGCTCGCTGCGCCGTGAGCTCACCGCTGCGCTCTGCTGCATCGTCTGCTGCCTCATTGACCTCTCCATGGTCACGCAG GGCGGCATGTACGTATTCCAGCTCTTTGACAACTACTCGGCCAGCGGGATCACGCTGCTGTGGCAGGCTTTCTGGGAGTGCGTAGTCATTGCCTGGGTCTATG GTGCCGACCGCTTCATGGACGATGTGGCCCGTATGATCGGCTACCGGCCCCTGCCCGTCATGAagtggtgctgggctgtggtgacACCGCTGGTCTGCGTG GGCATCTTTGTGTTCCACGTGGTGAACTACAAGCCGCTGACATACAATAAGACGTACGTGTACCCGTGGTGGGGGGAAGCCATCGGCTGGGTCCTGGCGCTCTCCTCCATGCTCTGCATCCCCTGCACTGTTATCTACAAGCTCCTGCGCTGCAAAGGCTCCTTCCGCGAG CGCTGGCAGCTCCTGACCACTCCAATCTGGGGCCAACACCACCTGGAGTACCTGACGCCAGAGGCAGAGGCCAAGCTGCtggccccagagccccccaagGAGAAGGCGACGCTCTTCGAGACTGTGATCTGA
- the LOC125331581 gene encoding epidermal differentiation-specific protein-like, whose amino-acid sequence MNRITVYERANFEGLSREFTCDVPDLHELDFGNCIASLKVEGQPWIAYTDPKYEGEPHAFEEGEYPSVDRPNSFSALRLVHHDLGDPQITLYEHPNFQGACKVVTEETNLAYGYFNDRVASHVVQRGVWLLYQHPSRGGWHCLAWPGEHLADYKLELNFQSRLSHLRPLRPGRPLVSARLLWEQKRVEEEREVLVDEIEGVNETESEQALAASSSREYGTTLWQSFHFSNATSLKAGLSFTLTVEASNIFTVQKGRSETSTRRQCVEVQLPAKIPPRTALSIQVLRKEVTLSVPVLLTITQNENVRTEMGEYRSVSGTNVSARYSLKPLPATGREQAATKGKGTVPGTRMEL is encoded by the coding sequence ATGAACCGGATCACGGTGTACGAGCGTGCCAACTTTGAGGGGCTGAGCCGAGAGTTCACCTGTGATGTGCCTGACCTGCACgagctggattttgggaacTGCATCGCCTCCCTGAAGGTGGAGGGGCAGCCATGGATTGCCTACACGGACCCCAAATATGAGGGCGAGCCGCATGCCTTTGAGGAGGGCGAGTACCCCTCTGTGGATCGGCCCAACAGCTTCTCAGCACTGCGCCTCGTGCACCATGACCTGGGGGACCCCCAGATCACCCTCTACGAGCACCCCAACTTCCAAGGCGCCTGCAAGGTGGTGACAGAGGAGACCAACTTGGCGTATGGGTACTTCAACGACCGGGTGGCCTCCCATGTAGTGCAGCGAGGCGTCTGGCTGCTCTACCAGCATCCCAGCCGGGGCggctggcactgcctggcaTGGCCTGGCGAGCATCTCGCTGACTACAAACTGGAGCTGAATTTTCAGTCTCGGCTGTCCCACCTGCGTCCGCTACGCCCCGGGCGGCCCCTGGTCTCAGCACGTCTCCTCTGGGAGCAGAAGCGGgtggaggaggagcgggaggtgctggtggatgagattGAGGGGGTGAACGAGACAGAGTCGGAGCAGGCTCTGGCGGCCAGCAGCAGCCGGGAGTACGGCACCACACTCTGGCAGAGCTTCCACTTCAGCAATGCCACTAGCCTCAAAGCCGGGCTCTCCTTCACGCTGACCGTGGAAGCCTCCAACATCTTCACGGTGCAGAAAGGGCGCAGTGAAACCAGCACTCGCCGGCAGTGCGTGGAGGTGCAGTTGCCGGCGAAGATCCCCCCACGCACAGCGCTCAGCATCCAAGTCCTGCGGAAGGAGGTAACGCTCTCCGTCCCGGTCCTGCTCACCATCACCCAGAACGAGAACGTTCGTACAGAGATGGGCGAGTACCGCAGTGTCTCGGGTACCAATGTCAGTGCCCGTTATAGCTTGAAGCCACTGCCAGCTacgggcagggagcaggcagccaCCAAGGGGAAAGGCACAGTGCCTGGCACCAGGATGGAGCTATAG
- the QARS1 gene encoding glutamine--tRNA ligase, with product MAAAVAAAAMAAEEAEEALGLFTGIGLSEAKARETLRNGALSALLRRAVLQARSALGPALDKATGTLLYNTAARLKDPKHLAFLVGYIARREILTDLQLSAALEYVRSHPLEPLDVADFERSCGVGVCITPEQIEEAVEAVISKHRAELLAERYHFNMGLLMGEARNRLQWADGKTIKNEVDLQVLHLLGPKTEADLEKKPKAAKARLAPAEKQKVAVVENGDMGTETQSLLEQLRGEALKFHKPGENYKTEGYVVTPNTMALLKQHLAITSGQVRTRFPPEPNGILHIGHAKAINFNFGYAKANGGVCFLRYDDTNPEKEEEKYFTAIREMVEWLGYQPYAVTHASDYFDQLYTWALELIRRGQAYVCHQKVEEIKGHNPPPSPWRDRPVEESLLLFEDMRKGKFGEGEATLRMKMVMEDGKMDPVAYRVKFTPHHRTGDKWCIYPTYDYTHCLCDSIEHITHSLCTKEFQARRSSYFWLCNALDVYCPVQWEYGRLNLLYTVVSKRKIIRLVETGAVRDWDDPRLFTLTALRRRGFPPEAINNFCARVGVTVAQATMEPHLLEACAREVLNEQAPRAMAVLEPLKVTITNFPAPKPLEVLVPNFPADESRGFHKVPFHQTIYIEETDFREEADKGYKRLAPGQSVGLRHAGYVITVQNVIKDVSGRVIELEVTCTKSDVAEKPKAFIHWVSVPVTCEVRLYERLFLHKNPEDPLEVPGGFLSDLNPDSLRVVHNALVDSSVHSARPFDKFQFERLGYFSVDPDSEEGKMVFNRTVTLKEDPGKA from the exons atggcggcggcggtggcggcggcggcgatggcggcggaggaggcggaggaggcgCTGGGGCTGTTCACCGGCATCGGCCTCAGCGAGGCCAAGGCGCGCGAGACGCTACGCAACGGGGCACTCAGCGCGCTGCTGCGCCGGGCCGTGCTGCAG GCTCGGAGCGCGCTGGGCCCGGCGCTGGACAAAGCCACCGGGACACTTCTCTACAACACGGCCGCCCGCCTCAAGGACCCGAAGCACCTCGCCTTCCTCGTCGGCTACATCGCTCGCAGGGAGATCCTCACTGACCTGCAGCTCAGCG ctgccctggAGTACGTGAGGAGCCACCCCTTGGAGCCCCTGGATGTGGCAGACTTTGAGCGGTCTTGCGGTGTGGGGGTCTGCATCACCCCCGAGCAGATCGAGGAAGCG GTGGAGGCTGTGATCAGCAAGCATcgagcagagctgctggcagagcgCTACCACTTCAACATGGGGCTGCTGATGG GGGAGGCACGGAACCGGCTGCAGTGGGCAGACGGGAAGACCATCAAGAACGAGGTGGACCTGCAG GTGCTGCATTTGCTTGGGCCAAAGACAGAAGCTGACCTGGAAAAGAAGCCAAAG gctgcaaaggCCCGTCTGGCCccagcagagaaacagaaggtGGCTGTGGTGGAGAACG GTGACATGGGCACAGAGACACAGtcgctgctggagcagctgcgggGAGAAGCCCTGAAGTTCCACAAGCCAG GAGAAAACTACAAGACTGAGGGCTACGTGGTGACACCAAACACTATGGCCCTGCTGAAGCAGCACCTGGCAATCACGAGTGGGCAG GTACGGACACGGTTCCCTCCTGAGCCTAATGGTATCCTGCACATTGGCCATGCCAAGGCCATCAACTTCAACTTTGGCTATGCCAAG GCCAACGGTGGTGTGTGCTTCCTGCGCTATGATGACACCAACcctgagaaggaggaggagaagtaCTTCACAGCCATCCGGGAGATGGTGGAGTGGCTGG GCTACCAGCCCTATGCAGTGACACACGCGTCGGATTACTTTGACCAGCTCTACACCTGGGCCCTGGAGCTTATACGCAG GGGTCAGGCATATGTCTGCCATCAGAAGGTTGAAGAGATCAAGGGCCACAACCCACCGCCCTCACCGTGGCGGGACCGGCCTGTGGAGGAGTCACTCCTGCTCTTTGAG GACATGCGAAAGGGCaagtttggggagggggaagccaCGCTGAGGATGAAGATGGTGATGGAGGACGGGAAGATGGATCCCGTTGCCTACCGCGTCAAGTTCACTCCACACCACCGCACTGGGGACAAGTG GTGCATCTACCCCACGTATGACTACACACACTGCCTCTGCGACTCCATCGAGCACATCACACACTCCCTCTGCACCAAGGAGTTCCAGGCCAG GCGCTCCTCCTACTTCTGGCTGTGCAATGCTCTGGATGTTTACTGCCCTGTGCAGTGGGAATATGGGCGCCTGAACCTGCTCTACACTGTTGTCTCCAAGAGAAAGATCATCCGTCTGGTGGAGACAGGTGCTGTGAG GGACTGGGATGATCCGCGGCTCTTCACGCTGACAGCCCTGCGCCGGCGAGGCTTCCCCCCCGAGGCCATCAACAACTTTTGTGCACGG GTTGGTGTGACAGTGGCCCAGGCGACAATGGAGCCACATTTGCTGGAGGCATGTGCACGGGAGGTGCTGAACGAGCAGGCCCCCCGCGCCATGGCTGTCCTGGAGCCCCTCAAGGTCACCATCACCAACTTCCCTGCTCCGAAG CCACTGGAGGTCCTTGTGCCCAACTTTCCAGCCGATGAGAGCCGTGGTTTTCACAAAGTGCCCTTCCATCAGACCATCTACATTGAGGAGACGGACTTCAGGGAG GAGGCAGACAAGGGCTACAAGCGCCTGGCCCCTGGGCAGTCGGTGGGGCTGCGCCACGCTGGCTACGTCATCACTGTCCAGAATGTCATCAAG GACGTCAGTGGACGTGTCATTGAGCTGGAGGTGACCTGCACCAAGTCGGATGTGGCGGAAAAGCCCAAAGCTTTCATCCACTGGGTGTCGGTGCCTGTGACATGTGAAGTGCGGCTCTATGAGCGGCT GTTTTTGCACAAAAATCCTGAGGACCCATTGGAGGTACCTGGTGGCTTTCTGAGTGACCTCAACCCT GACTCCCTGCGTGTGGTGCACAATGCCCTGGTCGACAGCTCTGTCCACTCTGCCCGACCCTTTGACAAGTTCCAGTTTGAGCGCCTGGGCTACTTCTCTGTGGATCCCGACAGTGAGGAGGGGAAG ATGGTGTTCAACCGGACAGTGACGCTCAAGGAGGACCCTGGCAAGGCCTGA
- the SLC6A8 gene encoding sodium- and chloride-dependent creatine transporter 1 isoform X2, giving the protein MDFIMSCVGFAVGLGNVWRFPYLCYKNGGGVFLIPYLLIVFVGGIPIFFLEVALGQFMKQGGIGAWNIAPLFKGLGLASMVIVFFCNSYYIMILVWGLFYLVHSLTDTLPWATCGHSWNTEQCTELFNPDLCHNVSTNATASTWTSNFSCADMTNKRSPVIEFWENKVLRLSGGLSEPGEMNWQMILCLVTTWVVVYFCIWKGVKSTGKIVYFTALFPYVVLILLLAHGVTLPGALGGIIYYLKPDWTKLVEAQVWIDAGTQVFFSYAIGLGALTALGSYNRFHNNCYRDAYILAVINSCTSFFAGFVVFSVLGFMASEQGVDISKVAESGPGLAFIAYPKAVTLMPLSPLWATLFFIMLLVLGLDSQFVGVEGFITGILDLFPQPGAGSLRRELTAALCCIVCCLIDLSMVTQGGMYVFQLFDNYSASGITLLWQAFWECVVIAWVYGADRFMDDVARMIGYRPLPVMKWCWAVVTPLVCVGIFVFHVVNYKPLTYNKTYVYPWWGEAIGWVLALSSMLCIPCTVIYKLLRCKGSFRERWQLLTTPIWGQHHLEYLTPEAEAKLLAPEPPKEKATLFETVI; this is encoded by the exons ATGGATTTCATCATGTCCTGCGTGGGCTTCGCCGTGGGGCTGGGCAACGTCTGGCGCTTCCCCTACCTGTGCTACAAGAACGGCGGAG GCGTCTTCCTCATCCCCTACCTGCTCATCGTCTTCGTGGGCGGCATCCCCATCTTCTTCTTGGAGGTGGCCCTGGGGCAGTTCATGAAGCAGGGGGGCATCGGCGCCTGGAACATCGCCCCCCTCTTCAAGG GTTTAGGCCTGGCCTCTATGGTGATCGTCTTCTTCTGCAACTCCTACTACATCATGATCTTGGTGTGGGGGCTCTTTTACCTGGTGCATTCACTGACGGACACCCTGCCCTGGGCCACCTGTGGCCACTCCTGGAACACGGAGCAGTGCACAGAGCTCTTCAACCCGGACCTGTGCCACAATGTCAGCACTAATGCCACTGCCAGCACTTGGACCTCCAATTTCAGCTGCGCTGACATGACCAACAAGCGCTCACCTGTCATTGAGTTTTGGGA GAACAAGGTGCTGCGTCTCTCTGGGGGCCTCAGCGAGCCAGGGGAGATGAACTGGCAGATGATCCTCTGCTTGGTCACCACCTGGGTCGTTGTCTACTTCTGCATTTGGAAGGGTGTCAAGTCAACTGGGAAG ATTGTCTACTTCACGGCACTCTTCCCGTATGTGgtcctcatcctgctgctggcccACGGAGTAACACTGCCTGGCGCGCTGGGCGGCATCATCTACTACCTGAAACCTGACTGGACCAAGCTGGTTGAGGCACAG GTCTGGATTGATGCTGGCACCCAGGTCTTCTTTTCCTATGCCATTGGGCTGGGTGCCCTGACTGCACTGGGCAGCTACAACCGCTTCCACAACAACTGCTACAG GGATGCCTACATCCTGGCTGTGATCAACAGCTGCACCAGCTTCTTTGCCGGCTTCGTTGTCTTCTCCGTGCTCGGCTTCATGGCCTCTGAGCAAGGCGTGGACATCTCCAAGGTGGCCGAGTCTG GTCCCGGGCTGGCTTTCATCGCCTACCCCAAAGCTGTGACACTGATGCCCTTGTCCCCGCTGTGGGCCACGCTCTTCTTCATCATGCTCCTTGTGCTGGGGCTGGACAGCCAG TTTGTCGGTGTGGAGGGTTTCATCACGGGCATCCTGGACCTGTTCCCCCAGCCGGGGGCTGGCTCGCTGCGCCGTGAGCTCACCGCTGCGCTCTGCTGCATCGTCTGCTGCCTCATTGACCTCTCCATGGTCACGCAG GGCGGCATGTACGTATTCCAGCTCTTTGACAACTACTCGGCCAGCGGGATCACGCTGCTGTGGCAGGCTTTCTGGGAGTGCGTAGTCATTGCCTGGGTCTATG GTGCCGACCGCTTCATGGACGATGTGGCCCGTATGATCGGCTACCGGCCCCTGCCCGTCATGAagtggtgctgggctgtggtgacACCGCTGGTCTGCGTG GGCATCTTTGTGTTCCACGTGGTGAACTACAAGCCGCTGACATACAATAAGACGTACGTGTACCCGTGGTGGGGGGAAGCCATCGGCTGGGTCCTGGCGCTCTCCTCCATGCTCTGCATCCCCTGCACTGTTATCTACAAGCTCCTGCGCTGCAAAGGCTCCTTCCGCGAG CGCTGGCAGCTCCTGACCACTCCAATCTGGGGCCAACACCACCTGGAGTACCTGACGCCAGAGGCAGAGGCCAAGCTGCtggccccagagccccccaagGAGAAGGCGACGCTCTTCGAGACTGTGATCTGA